The following coding sequences lie in one Meles meles chromosome X, mMelMel3.1 paternal haplotype, whole genome shotgun sequence genomic window:
- the NXT2 gene encoding NTF2-related export protein 2, whose product MATSVDFKTHVDQACRAAEEFVNIYYETMDKRRRALTRLYLDKATLIWNGNVVTGLEALTNFFEMLPSSEFQVNMLDCQPVHEQATQAQTTVLVVTSGTVKFDGNKQHYFNQNFLLTAQSTPTNTVWKIASDCFRFQDWASS is encoded by the exons ATGGCCACGTCCGTG GATTTTAAGACTCATGTAGATCAGGCGTGTAGAGCTGCTGAGGAATTTGTCAATATTTACTATGAGACAATGGACAAAAGAAGACGG gcACTAACCAGGCTGTATCTGGACAAGGCCACTTTAATATGGAATGGAAATGTTGTTACAGGGCTGGAAGCCCTAACTAATTTTTTTGAGATGTTGCCTTCTAGTGAGTTCCAGGTCAATATGTTAGATTGCCAACCCGTGCATG AGCAAGCTACTCAGGCCCAGACCACAGTTCTTGTTGTGACCAGTGGAACTGTGAAGTTTGATGGAAATAAACAACACTACTTCAACCAGAACTTCCTGCTGACTGCCCAGTCGACTCCTACCAACACCGTGTGGAAGATTGCAAGTGACTGCTTCCGTTTCCAAGACTGGGCTAGTAGTTAA